One genomic region from Cryptococcus neoformans var. grubii H99 chromosome 10, complete sequence encodes:
- a CDS encoding transcriptional adapter 3 produces MPRQFPNPLLPLLHSTTYPQLPSVSDLESIRQALAEYAYAGSGSGSASNGGGGGGGSGSGGGAGVEGGTPGGMGDDMKRKDKKRKEREDEDRDRDQDREKEKERERERERAAIEANERASMRLEVAEKARVAHAQGVVVGKKKGLSGVAGKGSSASTASPTGVKVKRERSLSPAPSNASTTSFKPSASQQTYSGQIKKKKKIKRVLDSDDETPSTRERSMTLASPPPYPSTTSGLKLKISHTQPKRPSVDATHSPASSSTPLPGAHIDFALPAQPSRPLVPTRQGPRQPMKPGPKKQSEVDEDYSNKKAPNQVAFPTFWSAVEPYLRDVREDDLAMLGFKTDPAESYEIPPRGRHYTEVWDEEDGNPPGTRTRFPVPNLRQQQIQQSQTINHTRKNTLALAASAGGPHIPHFVPAQEMRDENLVDEQRGLGGLTERVVAAVVGTFVGDDREKEKERERERRERERMEGGEVGEKVEPAKVDVVDLEERMKHELRAVMLLGEHEEFDPNNRDDDEITSALRQCQRLLVHQTALNEARKRRLAEIAKQRLAYTEYRAALDGVEKSIEEAWLKRIKKYGLSPKKKLMVEGGGTGTVVGEHGEVVQLNASGRPPVPDTLRRLVDTRKGWMGSVGRVIKERPRGELVGIPGESVYKDMEGGESV; encoded by the exons ATGCCACGCCAGTTCCCAAATCCCCTCCTGCCTTTACTCCACTCTACGACGTATCCCCAACTACCGTCTGTATCTGATTTGGAGAGTATCCGACAAGCGTTGGCAGAGTATGCGTATGCCGGATCGGGATCGGGATCGGCATCgaatggtggtggtggtggtggtgggtcGGGGTCGGGAGGAGGTGCGGGGGTTGAGGGGGGTACACCAGGGGGGATGGGAGATGacatgaagaggaaagataAGAAGCGGAAAGAGcgggaggatgaagatcgAGATCGAGATCAAGAtcgggaaaaggaaaaggagagggagagggagagggaaagagcgGCGATAGAAGCGAATGAGCGAGCGAGTATGAGGTTGGAAgtggcggagaaggcgcGGGTGGCACATGCGCAaggggtggtggtggggaagaagaaggggttgAGTGGGGTTGCGGGTAAAGGGTCGTCTGCTTCTACTGCGAGTCCGACGGGTGTcaaggtgaagagggagcGGTCGT TGAGCCCAGCACCGTCAAATGCATCTACAACATCGTTTAAACCAAGTGCATCGCAACAGACGTATAGTGGACaaatcaagaagaagaagaagatcaagaggGTGTTGGACAGCGATGACGAGACGCCCT CAACGAGGGAGCGCTCGATGACACTGGCATCCCCACCGCCATACCCATCCACTACATCCGGCTTGAAACTCAAAATCTCGCATACCCAGCCGAAACGACCCTCGGTCGACGCTACCCATTCTCCTGCATCATCGTCCACCCCGCTCCCGGGCGCCCATATCGATTTCGCCCTTCCCGCCCAGCCGTCCCGCCCTTTGGTGCCTACGAGACAAGGACCGAGACAACCGATGAAACCGGGCCCTAAAAAGCAGAGtgaagtggatgaagatTATAGTAACAAGAAGGCGCCGAACCAGGTCGCGTTTCCTACGTTTTGGAGTGCGGTGGAGCCGTATTTGCGGGATGTGAGGGAGGATGATTTGGCTATGCTGGGGTTCAAG ACCGATCCGGCAGAGTCGTATGAAATTCCTCCCAGAGGACGGCACTATACAGAAGtatgggatgaagaagatgggaatcCACCTGGGACACGTACCCGCTTCCCGGTGCCCAACTTGCGCCAGCAACAAATCCAACAGTCGCAAACTATAAATCATACTCGTAAGAACACGTTGGCTCTAGCGGCCTCGGCCGGCGGGCCGCACATTCCGCATTTCGTACCGGCgcaggagatgagggatgAGAACCTGGTGGATGAGCAACGGGGGTTGGGTGGGTTGACGGAGAGGGTTGTCGCCGCCGTGGTGGGGACGTTTGTGGGGGATGacagggagaaggaaaaggagagagaaagggaaagaagggagagggagaggatggagggtGGGGAGGTGGGGGAAAAGGTGGAGCCTGCAAAAGTGGATGTGGTTgatttggaggagaggatgaaacACGAGTTGAGGGCGGTTATGCTTCTTGGCGAGCACGAAGAG TTTGACCCGAATAATCGAGATGACGACGAGATCACATCAGCGTTACGCCAATGCCAGCGTCTTTTAGTACACCAGACGGCACTGAACGAAGCGCGCAAAAGGCGTCTGGCGGAGATTGCAAAACAACGGCTGGCATACACAGAGTACCGCGCCGCGCTGGACGGGGTGGAGAAATCTATCGAAGAAGCATGGCTGAAACGTATCAAAAAGTATGGGCTGTCGCCTAAAAAGAAGCTGATGGTGGAGGGCGGGGGCACGGGGACGGTGGTGGGGGAACATGGGGAGGTGGTGCAGCTGAATGCGTCTGGACGGCCGCCGGTGCCGGATACGCTGCGACGGCTGGTGGATACGCGGAAGGGCTGGATGGGGAGTGTGGGCCGGGTGATCAAGGAACGGCCGCGGGGAGAGTTGGTGGGGATTCCGGGGGAGAGCGTGTACAAGGATATGGAGGGGGGGGAGAGCGTATAG
- a CDS encoding AGC/Akt protein kinase — protein sequence MMSWKFGKKFKEGGFLSGKHHSSNNNSPSDTSRSTTPTPGNPHPEDAVKPPVPRSGMLKIRVTAAKGLSLPQGVSVPAPVQEALTTHPTLASRIATSPPTAIVKAAGANRDSLQRRQVWWLPYLVLEFDKNEVLVDALGGDLASPVWMYSATFDVSRISEISATVYLRTREPHAEGREKSNGEGEGEDMGNSDLCLGSIRFTPNLDSLRVTDDWVTVQGGGGSGSINVQVSFKPASGQILTIDSFELLKVIGKGSFGKVMQVRKRDTLRIYALKTIRKAHIVSRSEVTHTLAERTVLAQVNCPFIVPLKFSFQSKEKLYLVLAFINGGELFHHLQREGKFNETRSRFYSAQLLLALEHLHSFNVIYRDLKPENILLDYAGNIALCDFGLCKLNMSNSDTTNTFCGTPEYLAPELLSGHGYTKCVDWWTLGVLLYEMLTGLPPFYDENTNEMYRKILTEPLRFPDGVRSEARSLLTGLLNRDPRQRLGVNGAQDIKNHPFFAKHINFTKLWNKQIQPPFKPAVASAIDTSNFDEEFTNEVPLDSVVDDSHLSQTVQQQFEGFSWSVSPLGESVGRY from the exons ATGATGTCCTGGAAATTTGGTAAAA AAttcaaagaaggagggttCCTATCGGGCAAACACCACAgctccaacaacaacagcccTTCCGATACCTCTCGTTCCACCACTCCTACCCCTGGCAACCCCCACCCTGAAGATGCAGTCAAGCCGCCTGTGCCTAGGAGTGGTATGCTCAAGATCCGTGTGACTGCCGCAAAGGGACTTAGTTTGCCGCAAGGAG TCTCTGTCCCTGCCCCAGTCCAGGAAGCTCTTACCACCCATCCTACCCTTGCTTCCCGCATAGCTACATCTCCTCCCACCGCCATCGTCAAGGCGGCTGGTGCCAATCGTGACTCTCTCCAGCGTCGCCAAGTCTGGTGGCTTCCCTATCTCGTTCTTGAGTTCGACAAAAATGAAGTCCTCGTCGATGCGCTTGGCGGTGACTTGGCATCGCCAGTATGGATGTACAGTGCGACTTTTGATGTTTCTAGGATAAGCGAGATTAGCGCTACTGTGTACTTGAGGACAAGGGAGCCTCATGCAGAGGGCCGAGAAAAGTCTAACGGTGAaggcgagggcgaggatATGGGTAACTCAGACTTGTGCTTGGGTAGCATCAGATTCACGCCCAACTTGGACTCTTTG AGGGTGACAGACGACTGGGTGACTGTGCAAGGCGGTGGTGGCTCAGGGTCTATTAATGTTCAAGTGTCCTTCAAGCCTGCTTCT GGGCAAATTCTTACGATTGATAGCTTTGAGCTTCTTAAAGTTATTGGCAAGGGCAGTTTCGGTAAAGTCATGCAAGTCCGCAAGCGTGACACGCTCCGAATTTATGCTCTCAAAACCATCCGAAAAGCCCACATTGTCTCCCGATCCGAAGTTACCCACACCTTGGCAGAACGTACCGTCCTCGCCCAGGTTAACTGCCCTTTTATTGTGCCCTTAAAGTTCTCTTTCCAGTCCAAGGAAAAGCTGTACCTGGTCTTGGCGTTCATCAACGGAGGAGAGTTGTTCCACCACTTGCAGAGGGAGGGCAAGTTCAACGAGACTAGGTCTAGGTTCTACTCGGCCCAACTACTGCTGGCGTTGGAGCATTTGCACTCCTTCAATGTGATCTACAG AGATTTGAAGCCCGAAAACATTCTGTTAGATTACGCCGGGAATATTGCCCTTTGTGATTTTGGACTGTGTAAACTCAACATGTCCAACTCGGACACCACAAATA CCTTCTGTGGTACACCTGAATA TCTTGCTCCTGAACTTCTTTCTGGTCACGGCTATACTAAATGCGTTGACTGGTGGACTCTTGGTGTCCTCTTGTACGAAATGCTCACTGGTCTTCCTCCCTTTTACGACGAAAACACCAACGAAATGTACCGCAAGATTCTCACCGAACCTTTGCGCTTCCCCGATGGCGTTCGTTCTGAAGCCAGGTCTCTTCTGACCGGTTTGCTTAATCGAGATCCTCGCCAAAGGCTTGGCGTCAACGGCGCCCAGGATATCAAGAATCACcccttctttgccaaaCACATCAACTTTACAAAACTCTGGAACAAGCAAATCCAACCACCTTTCAAGCCCGCTGTGGCGAGTGCTATTGACACTTCCAATTTCGATGAGGAGTTCACCAACGAGGTGCCCCTCGACTCGGTTGTTGACGACTCACATCTGTCCCAGACTGTGCAACAGCAATT CGAGGGATTCTCCTGGAGTGTTTCGCCTCTTGGCGAATCTGTTGGCCGATATTAG
- a CDS encoding xylitol dehydrogenase, with protein MSINQKSQKAVVCHGAVDLRVEERDIPEPKADEVQIKVAMTGMCGSDLHYYLHGANGTFKIREPLVLGHESCGIITAVGSNVNSGFNLKVGDKVAMEVGVYCKTCKMCRRGRYNLCANMRFASSAKTYPHLDGTLREVMTWPAELVYKLPPNLELPLAALAEPLSVVLHAYRRAQLSPGSRILVIGAGAVGLLTCALARASGCTTVVAVDIEQGKLDFAAQQGWTTNTFCLPRGPRVSGVEALEVAGKQWDALKASDAVQSVEGLADGFDAVFECTGVESCMQMAPMAAAIGTKVLFVGMGTKVLALPCGPSLLSEVDLIGVFRYCNTYPDALALLASGKLGDVSKMASHYYSLDQAAEAFEDLKRGKDKDGRTVIKPMVGNLEMCGIKQ; from the exons ATGAGCATCAACCAAAAGAGTCAAAAGGCCGTCGTCTGCCACGGTGCTGTTGACTTGAGAGTC gaagagagggatatCCCCGAGCCCAAGGCGGATGAGGTGCAAATCAAGGTGGCAATGACCGGCATGTGTGGATCTGACC TCCATTACTACCTCCACGGTGCGAACGGTACTTTTAAGATTCGAGAACCCCTCGTCCTCGGTCACGAATCCTGTGGTATCATCACTGCTGTTGGTTCTAATGTTAACTCTGGTTTCAACCTCAAAGTTGGTGACAAGGTCGCCATGGAAGTTGGTGTTTACTGCAAGACCTGTAAGATGTGCCGACGGGGCAGGTACAACCTTTGTGCGAACATGCGATTCGCGAGCTCTGCAAAGACCTACCCTCATTTGGACGGGACATTGCGAGAGGTCATGACCTGGCCTGCTGAATTGGTTTACAA GCTCCCCCCAAACCTTGAACTCCCCCTCGCTGCTCTTGCCGAACCCCTCTCCGTCGTCCTCCACGCCTACCGACGAGCTCAGCTCAGCCCTGGTTCCCGAATCCTTGTCATCGGTGCCGGTGCCGTTGGTCTTCTCACCTGTGCCCTCGCCCGAGCGAGCGGATGCACCACTGTCGTTGCCGTCGACATTGAACAGGGCAAGCTCGACTTTGCCGCTCAACAAGGCTGGACAACAAACACTTTCTGCTTGCCTAGAGGCCCCAGAGTTAGCGGTGTGGAGGCTTTGGAGGTTGCTGGTAAGCAATGGGATGCTTTGAAGGCCAGTGATGCCGTCCAATCTGTGGAGGGTTTGGCAGATGGGTTCGATGCTGTTTTCGAGTGCACTGGTGTTGAGAGCTGTATGCAAATGGCCCCTATG gCCGCTGCTATCGGTACCAAGGTCCTTTTCGTCGGTATGGGCACCAAAGTCCTCGCTCTTCCCTGCGgcccctctctcctctccgaAGTCGACCTCATCGGTGTCTTCCGATACTGCAACACCTACCCCGACGCCCTCGCTCTCCTGGCTTCCGGTAAGCTCGGTGACGTCAGCAAGATGGCGAGCCATTACTACTCTCTCGACCAGGCTGCCGAGGCGTTTGAGGATTTGAAGCGAGGTAAGGACAAGGATGGCAGGACGGTTATCAAGCCTATGGTTGGGAACTTGGAGATGTGTGGCATCAAGCAGTAA
- a CDS encoding 6-phosphofructokinase, whose amino-acid sequence MPDSPAVSPLPKDPEGITEQLQSVSTPPPPPQVQKAPRQKKIAVLTSGGDSAGMNAAVRAVVRQAIARGCQAYIIREGWEGLVRGNTSGPTPAPTAPQSPTLSASSKTLTFSSLPPSQQLDKLTSTLNKESLANEISVSDPNEVTPLEDTPLSFGYGQLLRDGAGEGDIDELAAHGMQGLAIADREDEKGRSLKNKYIVRVGWDDVRGWQGEGGTLIGSSRCPAFRTREGRLQAASNLIHSGIDCLAVCGGDGSLTGADKLRGEWPSLVEELYTDNKITDDQRDAYHHLNIVGLVGSIDNDMALTDLTIGALTALHRICESIDSISSTASSHSRAFVIEVMGRHCGWLALLAGIATGADFIFIPEDPPKCEDWETEMCDLLQAHRKVGKRKSIVIVAEGALDRNLKPIKPDYVKKILVERLGLDTRVTTLGHTQRGGKPCAFDRILPTLQGVEAVQTLLSATPETPSYMIGIRENKITKIPLLEAVARTQMVAEAIENRDFAKAMSFRDSEFREMLQAFQISSSLDVSQNAPKDKRLRIGIIHVGAPAGGMNAATRQAVRFCHNRGHVPVAIYNGFEGLLDDNVSELSWLRVDSWTTRGGSELGTNRSLPSIDIGSVAAGFQRHALDALLVIGGFEAFHSVVLLSQNRSNYPAFQIPMVHLPATLSNNVPLTDFSLGSDTSLNALVEACDAIKQSASASRNRVFVVETQGGMSGYIATMGALAVGAVLVYTPEDGISLTLLQEDVEFLIKRYKLDEKGKSEGRLVIKAEKSSSVYTTETLTKIFKEEGKDLFDARSASLGHTLQGGVPSPLDRTRAARLSLRCMQFLEEHASPNSQASHHKPKSAAHTHAGGKSFPKDTAAMIAIIGSKVVYATMEDVLKVTDMKLRRGTDEWWSDCKLLAETMGGRTGMMAKHY is encoded by the exons ATGCCCGACTCGCCGGCCGTCTCCCCGCTCCCCAAGGACCCAGAAGGCATCACAGAGCAGCTCCAGTCTGTCTCcacccctccccctcctccacagGTGCAGAAAGCCCcaaggcagaagaagattgcaGTCTTGACCAGCGGAGGCGACTCGGCCGGTATGAACGCTGCCG TCCGAGCCGTCGTCCGCCAGGCCATCGCCCGTGGCTGTCAAGCCTACATCATCCGTGAAGGCTGGGAAGGTCTCGTCCGCGGCAACACGTCCGGCCCCACCCCCGCACCCACCGCCCCCCAGTCCCCCACCCTTTCCGCCTCGTCCAAAACActcaccttttcctctttacCCCCCTCGCAGCAACTCGACAAGCTCACTTCCACTCTGAACAAGGAATCACTCGCCAACGAAATCTCCGTCTCTGACCCGAACGAGGTCACCCCGCTCGAGGATACCCCCCTCAGTTTCGGGTACGGCCAGCTCTTGAGGGACGGAGCGGGTGAAGGCGATATCGATGAGTTGGCAGCGCATGGGATGCAGGGCTTGGCGATTGCTGATcgtgaagatgaaaaaggTAGGAGTTTGAAGAACAAGTATATTGTCAGGGTTGGATGGGATGATGTCAGGGGTTGGCAAGGTGAAGGCGGGACCTTGATCGGTAGTTCTCGATGCCCTGCTT TCCGTACAAGGGAGGGCCGACTCCAAGCCGCTTCCAACCTTATCCACTCCGGTATCGACTGTCTCGCCGTTTGCGGCGGTGACGGTTCCTTGACCGGTGCCGACAAGCTCCGAGGCGAATGGCCCAGCTTGGTGGAAGAGCTCTACACCGACAACAAGATTACAGACGACCAAAGGGACGCTTACCATCACCTCAACATTGTCGGACTCGTCGGATCCATTGACAATGATATGGCCTTGACCGATTTGACGATCGGTGCGCTTACCGCCCTGCACCGTATCTGTGAATCCATCgattccatctcctccaccgcGTCCTCCCACTCGCGCGCGTTTGTGATTGAAGTCATGGGCAGACACTGTGGCTGGCTGGCGCTGCTCGCCGGTATCGCAACCGGTGCAgacttcatcttcatccccgaAGACCCGCCCAAGTGCGAGGACTGGGAGACGGAGATGTGTGACCTCTTGCAAGCCCATCGAAAAGTCGGTAAACGCAAgtccatcgtcatcgtcgccgAAGGCGCCCTCGACAGAAACTTGAAACCCATCAAACCAGACTATGTGAAAAAAATCCTCGTCGAGCGTCTCGGCCTCGATACCCGTGTGACCACCCTCGGTCATACACAGCGTGGCGGTAAACCGTGTGCGTTTGACAGGATCTTGCCCACCCTCCAAGGTGTCGAGGCCGTTCAGACGCTCTTGAGCGCAACGCCCGAGACACCTTCGTATATGATTGGTATCCGGGAGAACAAGATTACGAAAATCCCGCTTCTCGAGGCGGTCGCGCGCACTCAGATGGTGGCGGAAGCCATTGAGAATCGGGATTTCGCAAAGGCCATGTCGTTTAGAGACTCGGAATTCCGAGAGATGCTCCAGGCTTTCCAGATTAGCTCCTCTCTTGATGTCAGCCAGAATGCTCCCAAGGACAAACGATTGAGGATCGGTATCATCCA CGTCGGTGCACCTGCTGGTGGTATGAACGCTGCTACCCGACAAGCCGTCCGATTCTGCCACAACCGGGGCCACGTCCCCGTCGCCATCTACAACGGTTTCGAAGGTCTCTTGGACGACAACGTCTCCGAACTCTCCTGGCTTCGCGTCGACTCGTGGACGACCCGAGGCGGTTCCGAGCTCGGTACGAACCGATCATTACCTTCCATCGATATCGGCTCCGTCGCCGCCGGTTTCCAGCGACACGCTCTGGACGCCTTGTTGGTCATTGGTGGATTCGAAGCCTTCCACTCTGTCGTTCTCCTCTCGCAAAACCGATCCAATTACCCCGCCTTCCAGATCCCCATGGTCCACCTCCCAGCGACCTTGTCGAACAACGTGCCCCTCACAGACTTTTCACTCGGTTCCGATACCTCGCTCAATGCGCTCGTGGAAGCTTGTGATGCCATCAAGCAGAGTGCCTCGGCTAGCAGGAACAGGGTGTTTGTGGTGGAGACACAAGGCGGAATGAGTGGGTATATCGCGACGATGGGTGCGCTCGCTGTGGGAGCTGTTTTGGTGTACACGCCCGAGGATGGCATTTCCTTGACGCTTTTGCAAGAGGATGTAGAGTTTTTGATCAAGAGGTACAAGTTGGATGAGAAGGGTAAGAGTGAGGGTAGGTTGGTCATCAA AGCCGAAAAGTCTTCCTCTGTGTACACCACCGAGACTCTCACCAAGATcttcaaggaagaaggtaaaGACCTCTTCGACGCCCGTTCCGCTTCTCTCGGCCACACCCTCCAAGGTGGTGTTCCCTCCCCTCTCGACCGAACCCGTGCAGCCCGTCTCTCACTAAGATGCATGCAATTCCTCGAAGAACACGCATCCCCCAACTCCCAAGCCTCGCACCACAAGCCCAAGTCTGCCGCCCACACCCATGCAGGTGGGAAATCCTTCCCCAAGGATACGGCGGCGATGATTGCGATTATCGGTAGCAAGGTTGTGTACGCGACGATGGAGGATGTGTTGAAGGTGACGGATATGAAGTTGAGGAGGGGGACGGATGAGTGGTGGAGTGACTGTAAGCTGTTGGCGGAGACGATGGGTGGAAGGACTGGTATGATGGCCAAGCATTATTAG
- a CDS encoding histone deacetylase complex subunit, producing MPRSLSQSRSRSRSLSTRSRTRSPYSDRSPSPSTKGPRTPHLIRIFVTKGRHTPLADFDAGVFPTRDEFQVYAWQTSTPSELIKLLYPSFPAPYRSPQTRFHFRHVYVDANPRGLYRFKDLTSFIGRDLQSGNNDDSMNLDEDRELGRRGRKIEEKPLDDYGFVTGDFLSVSITVPEPRHPVGSLASGALAGIAGNSSAGPAGLRDREGPRGGFGWGDRGGDRERSQRVIAPSSAPGEGSDATRWGRGAPLPPQDRTGPRGGRGGYERAPLPEGRWKREDDRNGPNGPPRDRSRSPRRDRRESWGRRRD from the exons ATGCCTCGATCCCTATCACAATCAAGAAGTAGGAGCAGGTCGCTCTCCACTCGCTCTCGTACTCGTTCGCCGTACTCGGACAGGAGcccctctccttcaacgAAG GGACCGCGAACACCGCACTTGATTAGGATATTTGTCACCAAAGGAAGACACACTCCTCTGGCTGACTTTGATGCCGGCGTCTTCCCGACAAGAGACGAATTCCAGGTTTACGCTTG GCAAACGTCGACCCCCAGTGAACTTATAAAGCTTCTTTACCCATCATTCCCTGCTCCTTACCGatctcctcaaactcgTTTCCACTTCCGACACGTTTATGTTGATGCCAACCCTCGTGGCCTGTATCGTTTCAAAGATCTCACCTCTTTCATTGGTCGCGACTTGCAAAGCGGCAATAATGATGACTCTATGAACCTGGATGAGGATAGGGAGCttggcagaagaggaaggaagattgaagagaaACCACTGGACGACTATGGGTTCGTTACTGGAGACTTTTTGAGCGTCAGCATTACTGTCCCAGAACCCCGGCATCCTGTCGGCTCGCTCGCTTCTGGTGCCCTTGCTGGCATTGCTGGTAACTCTTCCGCGGGCCCGGCCGGGTTGCGCGACCGTGAGGGCCCGAGAGGAGGATTTGGCTGGGGTGATCGGGGAGGTGATCGAGAACGATCGCAACGCGTCATTGCGCCATCCTCCGCGCCGGGAGAAGGATCAGACGCTACTCGATGGGGACGGGGTGCCCCTTTGCCGCCTCAAGATAGGACTGGCCCcaggggagggagagggggatACGAGAGGGCACCGTTGCCTGAAGGAAGGTGGAAACGAGAAGATGATAGGAATGGGCCCAATGGGCCGCCGAGGGATAGGAGCCGGAGTCCGAGAAGGGACCGAAGGGAGAGCTGgggcagaagaagggattAG
- a CDS encoding NAD dependent epimerase/dehydratase, giving the protein MPSAIVTGATGITGSAIVHHLCKDLEHEKSSADDMAKDFQNIQADHVFFCAYLARDDPVESTRANTTMLSNFIRALELTGAIEHLKRFILTCGFKHYGVHLGNCKQPNLWPRLAERFGCKVPNPLFPHGGVTDSAGFGNYEATTVRMENAHPLKEHEHVIGVKAESSPSLFCQVDPEKWAKRQDVNEAWGKLRDKYNLDQKAWEKATWDFLTFALGRDWSCVGTMSKARKLGWTGYADTWEELEETFEMLEKKGVLPPVDRLKKDF; this is encoded by the exons ATGCCCTCCGCAATCGTCACCGGAGCTACCG GTATTACAGGAAGCGCCATAGTACACCACCTCTGTAAAGATCTAGAGCACGAGAAG AGCTCCGCCGATGACATGGCGAAAGATTTTCAGAATATTCAAGCCGACCATGTATTCTTCTGTGCCTACCTTGCCCGCGACGATCCAGTCGAATCCACGCGCGCCAACACAACCATGCTAAGCAACTTCATTCGGGCGCTTGAGTTGACCGGCGCAATCGAGCACTTGAAACGCTTCATCTTGACCTGTGGTTTCAAGCACTACGGTGTCCACCTGGGAAATTGCAAACAGCCC AATCTGTGGCCGAGGCTGGCGGAGAGGTTCGGGTGTAAGGTTCCGAATCCCCTTTTTCCACATGGCGGGGTGACCGATTCGGCTGGATTTGGGAACTATGAGGCCACAACAGTGCGCATGGAGAACGCCCATCCGTTGAAGGAGCATGAGCATGTCATTGGCGTCAAGGCAGAGAGTTCACCCTCATTGTTTTGCCAGGTCGATCCAGAAAAGTGGGCAAAGAGACAAGATGTCAACGAGGCGTGGGGCAAACTGAGGGATAAGTATAACCTAGATCAAAAAGCTTGGGAAAAGGCCACCTGGGACTTTCTGACCTTTGCTTTGGGACGGGACTGGAGTTGCGTAGGAACGATGAGTAAAGCGAGGAAATTAGGATGGACAGGTTATGCGGATACATGGGAGGAACTGGAGGAGACGTTCGAGAtgctggaaaagaaaggggTTCTTCCTCCGGTGGACaggctgaagaaggattttTAA